The genome window CCAATCCACGTTCCGCGGCGGCCCATCTCGAACTGGGGCTGATCTACTATCAGAACGTCGCCACCAACTGGGCGCGGGCGATCTACCATTTTGAAAAATACCTCGAATTGCGACCCAAAGCGGACAACGCGGACCTGATCCGGCAGAATATTGATTATTGCAAACTCGCGCTGGCCCGGGAGGTGCCATACACCCCGAACAACGATCTGGTCCGCAAGGAAGTGGAACGCATGGCCCGCGAGAACGCGGACCTGCGCCAGCAGGTCGATCAATTAATGTCCCAGTTGACACTGCGGGCTGTGGCGCTGACGAACAGCTCAACGACCTCCTCTTTCGCGAATTCCTCCACCCAAAGGACTCTCGCAGCCGCTCGGATCCCGTCAAACCCTTCCGTCCAATACGCCCAGACCGTTGACCGCCCGTCCGGGCAACCGCCCGCGGGAGAATCTGCGCCGCCGGCCGGCACGACCAAAACGCATGTCGTCAAATCAGGAGACACGCCTTACTCGATCGCGCGCAATTACGGAGTGAAACTCGTCAATCTGTTGAGCGCCAATCCCGGCTTGGACCCCAGACATCTGAGGCCGGGCCAGTCGCTCGTCATTCCGCTGCCGTGATCGTCATGCTCAACCGTATTTACTTTCCGCTCGTCACACTGTTCTGGATCATCATGAACGTGTTGTTGTGGCGGGCCGAGTTCGGAGGCGGGCGGGAGTTCGGCAGCGCGGTCTCGACGCAAGTGGTCTGGCAGAAAATCCTCACGGCTCCGGATGATTCCGCCCTTGAAATCAGTGTGAAGGGAAAGCGGATCGGCTATTGCCGGTGGGGCGCCAACGCCGGCGAGGAACTGGCCATGGGCAAGGTATCCCGCGAGGAGTATCCACCGGAGGGGATGGTCAAAAAGCCCGTGGGCTACACGATTGATCTCGAAGGCAACGTGTTGCCCACCGAACCCTCCTCGCGCGTGCGGTTCAATCTGCACGTCGCGTTCTCCGCAGACCATGTCTGGCGCGAGTTGTCGGCGCGCGTCGCCACACGTCCGAGCGTATGGACCCTCCACACCGTGGCGGAGGAGGAAACATTGGAAGCCCGGTTCGAGGATGAGTCCGGGAAATGGGCGCGCACATTCACGTATGAGGAACTCCGCGACCCCCGCAAACTGCTGGAGGAGTTTGCCGGTCCGCTGCCGCTGGCCTTGCTGGGCCAGGTTGGCGGGTTGAACCGGCCCGCCGGCCTTTCCCTCGATCTGAACTGGGAGGCGCGCAACGACTGGCTGAAAATCGGCCATGCGCAAGTGCGCGTCTATCGCCTGCAGGCGCGCGTGCTGGACCGCTACCAGGTGGTTGTCATTGTCAGCCGGGTCGGCGAAATCATGCGCGTCGAGTTGCCGAACGGTGTATTGCTGGCCAATGAGGTTCTGACGAGCCTGTAAGGGAAGTCCGGCATGATCGAGTTGACCCACCTCGTGAAACGGTTCGGCGACCTCGTGGCGTTGAACGACGTCAGCTTGTCCATCCCGCGGGGCGAATTTTTTGCCGTGCTCGGCCCGAACGCCGCCGGCAAGACGACCATGATCCGCATTCTTTCCGGGCTGATCAAGCCGACCTCCGGCTCCGCGCGCGTCGCGGGCTTCGATGTGCAGACGCAACCCCTTGAGGCGCGCCGGCGCCTGGCTTACGTGCCCGATTTTCCGTTCCTCTACGACAAGCTGACCCCGTGGGAGTTTTTCCGCTTTACCGGCCAGCTGTTCCAGATGGAGGAGGCGCGCATCGAATCCGCCTCACGCGAATTGGCCGCGCGGTTCAACCTCGAACCCTATCTCGGAAAACAAATCGAGGGATTGTCGCACGGCACGCGCCAGCGCGTCGCCATCGCCTCCGCACTGCTGCACGACCCGGAAGTGTTCGTGCTCGACGAGCCCATGGTCGGGCTCGACCCGCACCACACGCGCGTGCTCAAGGATCTGCTCAAGGAAAAATCACTTCAGGGCATGACCATCTTCATCTCAACCCATCAGTTGGGAGTCGCGGAGGAAATGGCCGACCGCATCGGCATCATCCACCGGGGACGGTTGATCGCGGTGGGCACGCGCGACGAACTCCGCCGGCAGAGCGGGCAGGACGGCGCGTTCGAACAGAGTTTTCTATCCCTCACGGGACAGGAAGCGGATCCGGTCAGCGGCAACCCCGCCGCCGCGGTTTGACGGCCATGGCAACGCCCGCACCCTCTTCTGCCGGCCCGGCGCCC of Candidatus Angelobacter sp. contains these proteins:
- a CDS encoding LysM peptidoglycan-binding domain-containing protein, with the protein product MTQLVSYARVAVLLLLCVWWSACSFSSDSGADEEKAPDYLAGRSRKAALNYTGAIESFEKALEANPRSAAAHLELGLIYYQNVATNWARAIYHFEKYLELRPKADNADLIRQNIDYCKLALAREVPYTPNNDLVRKEVERMARENADLRQQVDQLMSQLTLRAVALTNSSTTSSFANSSTQRTLAAARIPSNPSVQYAQTVDRPSGQPPAGESAPPAGTTKTHVVKSGDTPYSIARNYGVKLVNLLSANPGLDPRHLRPGQSLVIPLP
- a CDS encoding ABC transporter ATP-binding protein; protein product: MIELTHLVKRFGDLVALNDVSLSIPRGEFFAVLGPNAAGKTTMIRILSGLIKPTSGSARVAGFDVQTQPLEARRRLAYVPDFPFLYDKLTPWEFFRFTGQLFQMEEARIESASRELAARFNLEPYLGKQIEGLSHGTRQRVAIASALLHDPEVFVLDEPMVGLDPHHTRVLKDLLKEKSLQGMTIFISTHQLGVAEEMADRIGIIHRGRLIAVGTRDELRRQSGQDGAFEQSFLSLTGQEADPVSGNPAAAV